A single genomic interval of Mycolicibacterium holsaticum DSM 44478 = JCM 12374 harbors:
- a CDS encoding nitric oxide reductase activation protein NorD: protein MSAADPLGPGRFRLLASFVAGRSVDVAEAPAGPAHTDGQVIFTSAGGSTEQQRREVLLQGALLAAGSLEPDLVRGLRARPGLARQYLALEGRRALTELVGRLPLAATLYTGAAPTTASAADSLETARGRGKAADPPDWFGVIKPARLLSTDALTGGRATESDLRLQFSDADADTAEDDDDGPGTESKILKLFDNPLFNYEAVGDFLRKLLGTSTSSGDSTGGAEMRVGAVRRARTTGPQARPMPTRIHFADDDNPGATVGVGGALHPEWDAHKNRYRPDWCRVIDYPLTTRADVAAAGVVRDDVLQRRLSRIGLGPKVLRRRADGDELDIEALVELSVDLRCGYSPPEHIYREHRKIARNLGVLILLDASGSATDADPAGLAVHDHQRRAAATIAATLEDLGDRVAVYAFRSQGRHAVHLPAIKTFGQRFTALSRARLNQLQPANYTRLGAAIRGAGEILKAQAGTPNRLLLVLSDGHPYDDGYEGRYAEADAHKSLEELRLDGVACLCLSLGTTAGSEALERVFGSASHASAAALADLSPRIDDLFLSALRELAAPRPAGRRTGQGVARAAATRNVSSA, encoded by the coding sequence GTGAGTGCCGCCGATCCGCTGGGGCCCGGGCGCTTTCGGCTTCTGGCTTCGTTCGTGGCCGGCCGGTCGGTCGACGTGGCCGAGGCGCCCGCCGGGCCCGCGCACACCGACGGTCAGGTCATCTTCACCTCCGCGGGCGGCTCCACCGAACAGCAGCGGCGGGAGGTGCTGCTGCAGGGCGCGCTGCTGGCCGCGGGCAGCCTGGAACCAGACCTGGTCAGAGGATTGCGCGCACGGCCGGGGCTGGCTCGCCAGTACCTCGCGCTGGAAGGACGCCGGGCGCTCACCGAACTGGTCGGCCGACTGCCACTTGCCGCCACGCTGTACACCGGCGCGGCGCCGACCACAGCATCTGCCGCCGACTCACTCGAAACAGCAAGGGGGCGTGGAAAAGCCGCCGATCCGCCGGACTGGTTCGGTGTGATCAAACCGGCTCGGCTGCTGAGCACCGATGCGCTCACCGGCGGTCGGGCTACCGAAAGCGACCTGCGCCTGCAGTTCAGTGACGCTGACGCCGACACCGCAGAGGATGACGACGACGGGCCCGGTACGGAGAGCAAGATCCTCAAGCTCTTCGACAACCCGCTGTTCAACTACGAGGCGGTCGGTGACTTCCTTCGTAAACTGCTCGGCACATCCACGTCGTCGGGAGACAGCACCGGCGGCGCCGAAATGCGGGTCGGCGCGGTACGGCGGGCGCGCACCACAGGTCCTCAAGCCCGACCCATGCCCACGCGGATCCACTTCGCCGACGACGACAACCCCGGCGCCACGGTCGGCGTCGGCGGGGCACTGCACCCTGAGTGGGACGCCCACAAGAACCGGTACCGGCCGGACTGGTGCCGGGTCATCGACTATCCGTTGACGACGCGCGCCGACGTCGCGGCCGCCGGGGTGGTACGCGACGACGTGCTGCAGCGGCGGCTGTCCCGGATCGGGTTGGGACCAAAGGTGCTGCGGCGCCGCGCAGACGGCGACGAACTCGACATCGAGGCGCTCGTCGAGTTGTCCGTCGATCTGCGCTGTGGCTATTCACCCCCCGAACACATCTACCGCGAGCACCGCAAGATCGCCAGGAACTTGGGGGTGTTGATCCTGCTCGACGCGTCCGGATCTGCCACCGACGCCGATCCGGCCGGCTTGGCGGTTCACGACCACCAGCGGCGAGCGGCGGCCACCATCGCTGCCACGCTGGAAGACCTCGGTGACCGCGTCGCGGTGTACGCGTTCCGGTCCCAGGGCCGACATGCCGTGCACCTGCCGGCGATCAAGACGTTCGGCCAGCGCTTCACCGCCCTCAGCCGGGCCCGGCTGAACCAACTGCAACCCGCCAACTACACGCGCCTCGGCGCGGCGATCCGCGGGGCCGGCGAGATCCTCAAGGCCCAAGCGGGCACTCCGAACCGGCTACTGCTCGTGTTGTCCGATGGGCATCCGTACGACGACGGCTACGAAGGCCGCTACGCCGAAGCCGACGCGCACAAGTCACTCGAAGAGCTGCGTTTGGATGGTGTTGCGTGTCTGTGCCTTTCACTCGGTACCACGGCCGGCTCCGAGGCGCTGGAGAGGGTCTTCGGCTCCGCGAGCCATGCCAGCGCGGCCGCCCTCGCCGACTTGAGCCCGCGGATCGATGACCTGTTCCTGTCGGCACTGCGCGAACTCGCCGCCCCGCGCCCCGCCGGGCGCAGAACCGGCCAGGGCGTCGCACGTGCGGCGGCCACCCGCAACGTATCAAGTGCCTAA
- a CDS encoding CbbQ/NirQ/NorQ/GpvN family protein, which produces MSTNNRAAAVETRSAAPFYRPVGDEVEVFGAAARRGLPVLLKGPTGCGKTRFVEAMAHELGRDLITVAGHEDMTSADLVGRFLLKGGETVWVDGPLTRAVRTGAICYLDEIVEARQDTTVVIHPLADHRRELPVDRLATTLRAAPGFQLVISYNPGYQSVLKNIKESTRQRFVAIELDFPPPEAETEIVAHEAGVDSATARALVAVGSAIRNIDGSPLGEASSTRMLILAGGLAAEGLGLRRAVQAAIVEALTDDRDVARALGELVDAVLPGP; this is translated from the coding sequence TTGTCGACCAACAACCGTGCCGCGGCGGTCGAAACCCGCTCGGCAGCACCGTTTTACCGCCCGGTCGGCGATGAGGTCGAGGTGTTCGGCGCCGCGGCCCGCCGCGGGCTGCCGGTGCTGCTGAAAGGCCCAACCGGCTGCGGTAAGACCCGGTTCGTCGAGGCGATGGCGCATGAACTCGGCCGCGACCTGATCACGGTGGCAGGCCATGAGGACATGACGTCGGCGGACCTGGTGGGGCGGTTTCTGCTCAAGGGCGGGGAAACGGTCTGGGTGGACGGGCCGTTGACGCGGGCGGTGCGGACCGGCGCGATCTGCTACCTCGACGAGATCGTGGAGGCTCGCCAGGACACCACCGTGGTCATCCATCCGCTCGCCGACCACCGCCGCGAACTCCCGGTCGACCGGCTGGCCACGACACTGCGGGCGGCCCCCGGATTCCAGCTGGTGATCTCGTACAACCCGGGTTATCAGAGTGTGCTGAAGAACATCAAGGAGTCGACGCGGCAGCGGTTCGTCGCGATCGAACTGGACTTCCCGCCGCCGGAGGCCGAGACCGAGATCGTCGCCCACGAAGCCGGGGTCGATTCCGCCACTGCGCGCGCATTGGTGGCCGTCGGCAGCGCGATCCGCAACATCGACGGCTCACCGCTCGGCGAAGCGTCGTCCACCCGGATGCTCATCCTCGCCGGCGGCCTGGCCGCCGAGGGACTGGGCCTGCGCAGGGCGGTGCAGGCAGCGATCGTCGAAGCGCTGACCGATGACCGCGATGTCGCCCGCGCGCTCGGCGAACTCGTCGACGCCGTGCTGCCTGGGCCGTGA
- a CDS encoding MarR family winged helix-turn-helix transcriptional regulator, with amino-acid sequence MELADNILWHLKQAWYFSLTAVNDAVSQHGVSTAQIGVLRQLANEPGLSGAELARRLLITPQGVQLAMKALEQRGLVERKPDPQHARILKAYLTPEGRKVAAAVVSDAIAAHEAVFGVLTPEEQRTLRDLLARVVEKGTGNTLFDDHIGD; translated from the coding sequence GTGGAACTGGCCGACAACATCCTGTGGCACCTGAAGCAGGCGTGGTACTTCTCCCTGACGGCGGTCAACGATGCGGTGAGTCAGCACGGGGTCAGCACCGCCCAGATCGGCGTGCTGCGTCAGCTCGCCAACGAGCCCGGGTTGTCGGGCGCCGAGCTTGCCCGTCGCCTGTTGATCACGCCGCAGGGTGTGCAGCTGGCGATGAAGGCGCTCGAGCAGCGTGGCCTGGTCGAGCGCAAGCCGGACCCGCAACACGCGCGGATCCTCAAGGCCTACCTGACCCCCGAAGGACGAAAGGTTGCCGCGGCGGTGGTCAGCGATGCGATCGCCGCGCACGAGGCCGTCTTCGGTGTGCTGACCCCCGAGGAGCAGCGCACGCTGCGCGATCTGCTGGCGCGTGTGGTGGAAAAGGGTACCGGCAACACGCTTTTCGACGACCACATCGGCGATTAG
- a CDS encoding spirocyclase AveC family protein, producing the protein MSELSSKKTPATESLSTVGRLDEPTARPSIRVKIWATAGGLILLLQIYVWIRWITGPYFTRVDPGPTDPPTFMKVALMMWQIGSPVLFPVAIWWFIIRPWRRERRITLDGMIMVSTGLFFFQDPLLNYINTWCTYNAWAFNMGSWAPHVPGWLSPERPGAQVAEPLGINVSGYAFGVLLCTILGCWVMRKAQQRWPNLGTKGLIAVAAVWAFFFDFVMEGLILMPLGMYTFPGAIQSLSINAGTYYQWPIYEGLMWGGVQAALCCLRFFTDDRGRTVVERGLDNVRGGFATQQLVRFLAIFAAISASFFVFYIIPAQFMATHADPWPQDVQKRSYFTSGLCGDGTDRPCPDPSLPIPTRHSGYINTDGELVLPEGVQMPPVVPHERGE; encoded by the coding sequence GTGAGCGAACTGTCGAGCAAGAAGACCCCGGCCACTGAGTCGCTGAGCACCGTCGGCCGACTCGACGAGCCGACGGCACGGCCCTCGATACGGGTCAAGATCTGGGCTACGGCGGGCGGGCTGATCCTGCTTCTGCAGATCTACGTGTGGATCCGGTGGATCACCGGCCCGTACTTCACGCGGGTGGATCCCGGTCCGACGGACCCGCCGACCTTTATGAAGGTCGCTTTGATGATGTGGCAGATCGGCTCGCCGGTGCTGTTCCCGGTCGCCATCTGGTGGTTCATCATCCGGCCGTGGCGGCGCGAACGACGCATCACCTTGGACGGCATGATCATGGTGTCCACCGGGTTGTTCTTCTTCCAGGATCCGCTGCTCAACTACATCAACACCTGGTGCACCTACAACGCGTGGGCGTTCAACATGGGTTCGTGGGCTCCGCACGTGCCGGGTTGGCTCTCCCCCGAACGCCCGGGCGCCCAGGTGGCCGAACCATTGGGGATCAATGTCTCCGGCTACGCCTTCGGTGTGCTGCTCTGCACGATCCTGGGCTGCTGGGTCATGCGCAAGGCGCAACAGCGCTGGCCCAACCTCGGCACCAAGGGACTGATCGCGGTCGCGGCCGTGTGGGCGTTCTTCTTCGACTTCGTGATGGAAGGCCTGATCCTGATGCCCCTGGGGATGTACACCTTCCCCGGCGCCATCCAGTCGCTGTCGATCAACGCAGGCACCTACTACCAGTGGCCGATCTATGAGGGCCTGATGTGGGGCGGTGTGCAGGCCGCGCTGTGCTGCCTGCGGTTCTTCACCGATGACCGCGGCCGCACGGTGGTGGAGCGCGGATTGGACAACGTGCGAGGCGGTTTCGCGACGCAACAGCTTGTCCGATTCCTGGCGATCTTCGCAGCGATCAGCGCCTCGTTCTTCGTCTTCTACATCATTCCCGCGCAGTTCATGGCCACGCACGCCGACCCGTGGCCCCAGGATGTGCAGAAGCGTTCGTACTTCACCTCGGGCCTGTGCGGTGACGGCACCGACCGGCCGTGCCCCGATCCGTCGCTGCCGATTCCGACCAGGCACTCCGGCTACATCAACACCGACGGTGAGCTCGTGCTGCCGGAAGGTGTGCAGATGCCGCCGGTCGTGCCACACGAACGGGGCGAATGA
- a CDS encoding NAD-dependent epimerase/dehydratase family protein, which translates to MLSGEKILITGATGKIAFPIARTLAQHNQVWGAARLRGPADRMRLADAGVTPVALDMGTGDFSSLPDDFTYVFHAAVDDGTGDWATCVRTNAEHTGDLLYKYRGAKGFVFCSTGSIYGYQGRRPLTESDPPGVPLRSNYSFSKVAAEAVCTWIATRYQVPLTIIRICSTYGPEGGAPAARLEKILARSPILLHPDKPNNYNPIYEDDYVEFGIKAMEVADTPPVVVNWAGSETVSAEEYCRYLGTLVGIEPIFSYRDDAHPPLWPDVTRMHEVLGHTKVPWRDGFRRMTKARHPEIKLATGD; encoded by the coding sequence ATGCTCTCGGGCGAGAAGATTCTCATCACCGGCGCGACGGGGAAGATCGCCTTTCCCATCGCCCGCACACTCGCCCAGCACAACCAGGTGTGGGGTGCTGCACGACTACGCGGTCCGGCCGACCGCATGCGATTGGCCGACGCCGGCGTCACACCGGTTGCACTGGACATGGGCACCGGCGACTTCTCGTCGCTGCCCGACGATTTCACGTACGTGTTCCACGCTGCCGTGGACGACGGTACCGGCGACTGGGCCACATGCGTGAGGACGAATGCCGAGCACACCGGAGATCTGTTGTACAAGTACCGTGGGGCAAAGGGTTTCGTGTTCTGCTCGACGGGATCGATCTACGGCTATCAGGGTCGGCGTCCGCTGACCGAATCGGACCCGCCGGGTGTCCCGTTGCGCTCGAACTACAGCTTCTCGAAGGTCGCCGCCGAAGCAGTGTGCACCTGGATCGCCACCCGGTACCAGGTTCCGCTGACGATCATCCGCATCTGTTCGACGTACGGACCCGAAGGCGGTGCGCCCGCCGCTCGTCTCGAGAAGATCCTGGCGCGCAGTCCGATCCTTCTTCACCCCGACAAGCCGAACAACTACAACCCGATCTACGAAGACGACTACGTCGAGTTCGGTATCAAGGCCATGGAGGTCGCGGACACCCCGCCGGTGGTCGTCAACTGGGCCGGCAGTGAAACGGTCAGCGCCGAGGAGTACTGCAGGTATCTGGGCACGCTGGTCGGCATCGAGCCGATCTTCAGCTACCGCGACGACGCCCACCCGCCGCTGTGGCCCGACGTGACCCGCATGCACGAGGTGCTGGGGCACACCAAGGTGCCGTGGCGCGACGGGTTTCGCCGGATGACCAAGGCGCGTCATCCCGAAATCAAGCTGGCTACGGGCGATTGA
- a CDS encoding TetR/AcrR family transcriptional regulator: MIERWTRERRLEHTRSLLLDAAENVFGVKGFTAATLDDIAFAAGYTKGAIYKHFATKEDLFLAVSDRYWRRYFDNFAEVMSAADQVGARERDEIATRWRQLSRDRGAEHAALGHEFTLYLLRNPDARERVAAKRSEVVDALAKFIVDGIDALGGTLLIPALTFAQVLIATSDAIVLGSELDDVDLYRPIVDMYVSVIKLP; encoded by the coding sequence ATGATCGAGCGGTGGACCCGGGAGCGGCGGCTCGAGCACACCCGATCCCTGCTGTTGGACGCCGCGGAGAATGTCTTTGGCGTAAAAGGTTTCACCGCTGCGACTCTCGACGACATTGCGTTTGCGGCCGGCTATACCAAGGGCGCCATCTACAAGCACTTCGCGACCAAGGAGGACTTGTTCCTGGCCGTCAGCGACCGGTACTGGCGTCGTTACTTCGACAACTTCGCCGAGGTGATGTCTGCGGCCGATCAGGTGGGGGCGCGCGAGCGAGACGAGATCGCCACGCGGTGGCGACAACTGAGCCGTGACCGCGGCGCCGAGCACGCCGCGTTGGGACACGAGTTCACGCTCTACCTGTTGCGCAACCCCGACGCGCGAGAACGCGTGGCCGCCAAGCGGTCAGAAGTGGTCGACGCGCTGGCGAAGTTCATCGTCGACGGCATCGACGCGCTCGGCGGAACCTTGCTGATACCGGCGTTGACGTTCGCGCAGGTGCTCATCGCGACCAGCGACGCGATCGTGCTGGGCAGTGAACTCGACGACGTCGACCTGTACCGGCCGATCGTCGACATGTACGTCTCGGTGATCAAGCTGCCCTGA
- a CDS encoding metal-dependent hydrolase family protein, producing MTDAVTVLRAQRWADVEAGQVYSPAVLVIAGDRIAAVNPVELPKDPEQDIDLGDVTLLPGLMDMELNLLIGGPGGPAGLPSPMHGVQDDPVYRTLRGAVNARTTLEAGFTTVRNLGLMVKTGGYLLDVALQRAIDQGWHVGPRIYPAGHAVTPYGGHLDPTVFQRLAPGIMPLSVAEGIANGVDDVRACVRYQIRHGAKLIKVSASGGVMSHSTAPGAQQYSDDEFAAIADEAHRAGVRVAAHAVGDSAIRACIRAGIDCIEHGFLASDETIQMMVDHGTFLVSTTYLTEAMAVDRIAPELRKKAEEVFPRAQSMLPKAIAAGVRIACGTDAPAIPHGQNAKELCALVSRGMTPMQALRAATITSAELIEADDELGRLAPGYRADVIAVPADPSRDITTTLDVRFVMKGGRIYRHDGS from the coding sequence GTGACCGACGCAGTCACCGTTCTCCGGGCGCAGCGCTGGGCCGACGTCGAGGCCGGCCAGGTGTACTCCCCGGCGGTGCTGGTGATAGCGGGTGACCGGATCGCCGCGGTCAATCCCGTTGAGCTTCCCAAGGATCCAGAGCAGGACATCGACCTCGGCGACGTCACACTGCTGCCGGGGCTGATGGACATGGAGCTGAACCTGCTCATCGGCGGCCCCGGCGGGCCGGCGGGTCTGCCCAGCCCGATGCACGGTGTACAGGACGATCCGGTGTACCGGACGCTGCGTGGTGCGGTCAACGCCCGCACCACGCTGGAAGCGGGTTTCACCACCGTGCGCAACCTGGGACTGATGGTCAAGACCGGCGGGTATCTGCTCGACGTCGCACTGCAACGCGCCATCGACCAGGGCTGGCATGTGGGCCCCCGGATCTATCCGGCCGGGCATGCGGTGACGCCGTACGGCGGACACCTCGATCCCACCGTCTTTCAGCGGCTGGCCCCCGGCATCATGCCGTTGTCGGTCGCCGAGGGCATCGCCAACGGGGTGGACGACGTGCGCGCATGTGTGCGCTACCAGATCCGCCACGGCGCGAAGCTGATCAAGGTGTCGGCATCCGGAGGGGTGATGTCGCACAGCACCGCTCCGGGCGCCCAGCAATATTCCGACGACGAGTTCGCCGCCATCGCCGACGAGGCCCACCGGGCCGGCGTGCGGGTGGCCGCGCATGCGGTGGGCGACAGTGCGATCCGGGCGTGCATCCGGGCCGGTATCGACTGCATCGAGCACGGTTTCCTGGCCTCCGACGAGACCATCCAGATGATGGTCGACCACGGCACGTTCCTGGTGTCGACGACGTATCTGACCGAGGCGATGGCCGTCGACCGGATCGCCCCCGAACTGCGCAAGAAGGCCGAAGAGGTGTTCCCGCGCGCGCAGTCGATGCTGCCCAAGGCGATCGCCGCGGGAGTCCGGATCGCGTGCGGCACCGATGCTCCGGCGATTCCGCACGGCCAGAACGCCAAAGAGCTGTGTGCGCTGGTGTCGCGGGGGATGACGCCGATGCAGGCGCTGCGGGCCGCGACCATCACCAGCGCCGAGCTGATCGAGGCGGACGACGAATTAGGTCGTCTTGCACCGGGATACCGCGCCGACGTGATCGCCGTGCCCGCCGACCCGTCGCGCGACATCACGACCACGCTCGACGTCCGGTTCGTCATGAAGGGCGGCCGCATCTACCGACACGATGGGAGCTGA
- a CDS encoding TetR/AcrR family transcriptional regulator → MRSRSVVTEARAPRRRSEKSRVAIVTATKDLLLERGFDGLSIEAVAARAGVGKQTIYRWWPSRPALVADVLLEDADKILRAVDDTGDLTADLTRWASRLAATLTTARGHAMLRILTVAGLEYDDTKARMYAGFSVPLHNSVKSRLAVAGLHDAAAQAAADAIVGGIVYAILNEGRSFRRSRAETITRTVLSGAVC, encoded by the coding sequence ATGCGGAGTCGTTCAGTGGTCACCGAAGCGCGCGCCCCACGCCGTCGCAGCGAGAAGTCGCGGGTGGCGATCGTCACCGCGACAAAGGACCTGTTGCTCGAGCGGGGTTTCGACGGGCTGAGCATCGAAGCCGTCGCCGCGCGCGCCGGGGTCGGCAAGCAGACCATCTACCGGTGGTGGCCGAGCCGGCCCGCGCTGGTCGCCGATGTGCTGCTCGAGGATGCCGACAAGATCTTGCGCGCTGTGGACGACACCGGGGATCTGACCGCCGATCTCACCCGGTGGGCAAGCCGACTGGCGGCCACGCTCACCACCGCGCGAGGACATGCGATGCTGCGCATCCTCACCGTGGCCGGGCTCGAGTACGACGACACCAAGGCCCGGATGTACGCCGGCTTCAGTGTGCCGTTGCATAACAGCGTGAAAAGCCGGTTGGCCGTGGCCGGTTTGCACGACGCAGCTGCCCAGGCGGCCGCAGACGCGATCGTCGGCGGCATCGTCTACGCGATCCTCAACGAGGGCCGGTCCTTCCGCCGCAGCCGCGCCGAGACCATCACCCGAACGGTGCTCAGCGGGGCCGTGTGCTGA
- a CDS encoding aromatic ring-hydroxylating oxygenase subunit alpha translates to MARFPKPPEGSWTEHYPELGTEPVSYEDSINPEFYEIERQAIFRRAWLNVGRVEQLPRKGSYFTKELKVVNTSIIVVRTTSGEVKAYHNICRHRGNKLVWNDMPLEETNGVCRQFTCKYHAWRYDLDGNLTFVQQEGEFFNLDKSRYGLVGVHCEVWEGFIFVNFAKQPEQSLREFLGPMITDLEGYPFDKLTTRFSYRSEVKANWKLYMDAFQEFYHAPVLHANQSPTAYSKAAAEAGFEAPHYRIEGPHRLVSTSGVRAWEMADEMRKPIEDICQSGLFGPWDKPDLGEMPVGLNPAKCDPWGLDSFQLFPNFVILFWGQGWYLTYHYWPTSHNTHIFEGTLYFPQARTPRERVAQELAAVSFKEYGLQDANTLEATQSMIESRVLDDFLLCDQEVLIRHLHKETAAWVDEYQRKTAGV, encoded by the coding sequence ATGGCCCGATTCCCCAAACCGCCCGAAGGCAGCTGGACAGAGCACTATCCGGAGCTGGGTACCGAACCGGTGTCCTACGAAGACTCGATCAACCCCGAGTTCTACGAGATCGAGCGTCAGGCGATCTTCAGGCGGGCTTGGCTGAATGTCGGCCGCGTCGAACAACTTCCGCGCAAGGGCAGCTACTTCACCAAGGAACTCAAGGTCGTCAACACGTCGATCATCGTGGTGCGCACCACTTCCGGTGAGGTCAAGGCCTACCACAACATCTGTCGGCACCGCGGCAACAAGTTGGTGTGGAACGACATGCCGCTCGAGGAGACCAACGGTGTGTGCAGGCAGTTCACCTGCAAGTACCACGCGTGGCGCTACGACCTCGACGGCAACCTGACCTTCGTGCAGCAGGAGGGTGAGTTCTTCAACCTCGACAAGAGCCGCTACGGCCTGGTCGGCGTGCACTGCGAGGTGTGGGAGGGCTTCATCTTCGTCAACTTCGCCAAACAACCCGAACAGTCGCTGCGCGAGTTCCTCGGCCCGATGATCACCGATCTCGAGGGCTATCCGTTTGACAAGTTGACCACCAGGTTCTCCTATCGCTCCGAGGTGAAGGCGAACTGGAAGCTCTACATGGACGCGTTCCAGGAGTTCTACCACGCGCCGGTGCTGCACGCGAACCAGTCGCCGACCGCGTACTCGAAAGCGGCTGCCGAGGCGGGCTTCGAGGCGCCGCACTACCGCATCGAGGGTCCGCACCGGTTGGTCAGCACGTCGGGGGTGCGGGCGTGGGAGATGGCAGACGAGATGCGTAAACCGATCGAAGACATCTGTCAGAGCGGGCTGTTCGGGCCTTGGGACAAGCCCGATCTCGGTGAGATGCCGGTTGGCCTCAACCCGGCCAAGTGCGACCCGTGGGGACTGGATTCGTTCCAGCTGTTCCCCAATTTCGTCATCCTGTTCTGGGGCCAGGGTTGGTATCTGACCTACCACTACTGGCCGACGTCGCACAACACGCACATCTTCGAAGGCACCCTGTACTTCCCTCAGGCGCGTACTCCACGTGAGCGCGTCGCACAGGAACTGGCCGCGGTGTCGTTCAAGGAGTACGGCTTGCAGGACGCCAACACGCTGGAGGCCACCCAGTCGATGATCGAATCCCGCGTGCTCGACGACTTCCTGCTGTGTGATCAGGAGGTGCTCATCCGCCACCTCCACAAGGAGACCGCCGCCTGGGTCGACGAGTACCAGCGCAAGACGGCAGGGGTGTAG